The genomic window GCATCAGTGTGAGCCGAGGTTACAATACACAAACAGACTAATGGCGGCTGGTGAAAGATGAACACTTGCCATTAATGTaatactcacacacagacacacacacacaccaaaacactcTTAATGCAGATAAATCCTTTTATGAATTTCACCAACCATATTCTAGCCTCATATAGTTGAAAGAGCAGATGATGGGGTCAGACCCTCTGTGAGAACTCTGCAGGGTGTAATAGATGGATTTCCTTCTGCTTCATGGTCAATCCAGCTGAGCTTTATCATCCTGAAAGGATTTCACTGTGTGGGGATTATGAAGATGAAACTGTATAACAATGCACGCCGCAGTGTAACACTGCTGAGTAAGAGGTTCATATGTGTTTCAGCTTTAGTCTGTGGTTCTTCTTTGCTCGTTAGTTGGACTCATTAGTTTTGGTTTGTGTGGGAGATCAAGAAAAAGCACTTATGAATACAACTAGAGAATGTAGAGTGGCAGCCACAAATGTGATTCATTGTATGAAATAGAAATGTGATGTGGTCTCATGAAGGTTTGTAGACAGTCATTAATATAATGACTTgttagttttgtgtttgtttttttgtttttgttttttgttgttttttttttttggggggggggggggggggcagtgtgGGTTACCACATAAAAAGTATCAAAGGTCTGCTGACTAAGCTGCAGTGGTGGAATGAAACTATGTGCATttctcaagtactgtacttaaatacagtttaaagcTGTTGTACTTCACTTGAATATGATACTTCTAATCAACTACATTATAAAGGGACATACTGTACACCGCCTTAGTTACTTCTACTAAAAAAACACACGATAGGCTGCATTGTATAAGATTAAAGCAGTGGTTCACAACCTTTCTGGCTTGTGACCTCTTAGAAAAAACAGCATATAGTTGTGACTCCTTGTCATGTCTGAGCTGTTATTGGTTCCATCAAAGAGACATCTTGCTTCTACACTTCTCACACAGGTCCATTTAAATAACTGTTCAAGGCCTAAAGAGGTAAAActccaacaaaacacaacaaagactAGAGAAAATTCAGTGAAAACAGCCATCTGATGACCCCTCCAATTGATCCTGTGACCCCGTCAAGGGGCCTGACCCCTAGGTTGCGAACTACTCAACTAAACTACTTCACTGTATATAAAGTCATTCAAACCAGCTCTTAATTTCTTCATATGCTGTTGGTTAGTTTATATCTAAAAATATCTGTATTTTATAAATTCATCCTAATATCTGGATGAAAATTCGTTAATATCCACAGTCTAAAAATGTCAGATACCCattaaatgtagtgaagtacaaacatgaaaaacatacatacatacctaTACTGTTTCATCTTGACCTTTAACCTTGACAGAACACCAGGCAGTAAAGGATCATGCCATCtaaaaaaatgtgatgtgtgCCAATAGCAAAGATTAAAATTAGAAACTGGTAGATTTGGAGTCTTGAAGTTTGCAAATAAAAAGTATCTAAAATTACGCAGTTGACCTGGTCCTCAAACTCACCAAAGcctactgtatgtttgttgttgcagttttctgtgtgtgagcagagagagagaaagagagagagaaagagagagcgagagagagaggcgtGCCCCAGCCGTTACAGCACCCTCCTGTTTTGTCccacacacagcagagcagtCTGTCCTGGCACAAGGAcgcacctctcctcctctccggAGCCGTCCTGAGATCATTCTGCCGGGGAGAGAGGGATGACGTCCCGGCAAAAGAAGACGGCAGTCCGTCTGGAAAGCGAGCACTGGAAAGATATAAATGGATGTAATTTGTTAAAAGACGGCTGTGACAGTCCTTCAGCGGTTGACAAGGTTACATGTTGGGACCTGTGAATGCATTTAAAGTGGGGAGGTGATGAGCAGCGACCGGAGCGCAGACATTATGTtttggatttgtttgtttttcttcaattgATTTCAAATCTTGACATGTTTCACTACAAATGGAGTCAGATATCTAAAGATTAATTTTCTTCACCTCCTGAACTGTCTCAGACTAACACAAAGAGGAGTCACTGAAGCAACTTTGTCAGAGTTGAGCCGGAGATGGAGCCAGAGGAAGGGAAGATCTCTGTGTGGGTCTGCCGGGAGGAGAAGCTTGTCTCCGGGCTGACGAAGCGCACCACCTGTGCCGATGTCGTCAAAGTCCTGCTGGAGGACCAGAACCTGCGGCAGGGAGCCTCTGCTGCGATGCTGTCCGGCTCCCCTCAGTCCTACTGCGTGGTGGAGAAATGGAGGGGCTTCGAGAGGACTCTACCCAACAAGACCAAAATCCTCCGGCTCTGGAGCGCATGGGGAGACGAGCAGGAGAACGTCCGCTTCGTCCTGGTGAAGAATGAGGCTTCGCTGCCCAACAACGGTCCACGCAGCGCCGAGGCCAAGGTGGTCCAGAGCCGGGAGAGTGGTGGTCCAGGTGGGGGGCTCCTCAAGGGCACCGCAAAGACCTGCTGGACTGCCGCGGCCGCTGCTGCCAACCTGTCCCAGGAGAAACAGAGGCGCATAGTCAGGAAAGCCTTTAGGAAGTTGGATAAgatgaacaaaaagaaagaacagactGTTTGTAAAGATAAGTGCTCTGTGGAGAAGATGGAGACTCTGGTCCACCTGGTGATCTCTCAGGATCACACGATCCGGCAGCAGATCCAGAGGGTCAAGGAGCTGGACCGGGAGATCGAGAGGTACGAGGCCAAAGTGCACTTCGACCGCATCAAAAGACACGGGGTGAACTATGTGCAGGACACATACATGGTGGATTCATACGTGGTGGACTCCACGGACGCCAAAGGGGACCGGCAGGACGCACGTTGCACAGCGGAGGCCCTCGCGCAGTTCGAGGAGTACGCGCGCAGGTGTGAGGAGGTGGTCCGGctgcaggaggagctgatggagCGCGAGGCCCTCGTGGAGAGCATCACGGGAGAGATCCAGGAAGAGCTCAACCAGAGGTGGATGAAGCGGAGGCGCGAGGAGAAAGGAGCAGAAGCATCCAAGGACACAGACAGCGTAGCGGAGGACACGTGCCTGGCCGCTTCTGCTGCTCCAGAGGTGGAGCCAGATGTGGAGAGTCTGTCAGAGAACGAGCTCacgctggaggaggagaggatcaAAACGCAGCTGGACACCAGTCTGTACATCGGTCTGAGGCTGAAGACAGACCTGGACGCCATCAGGGGGGACTTGGACCTGAGTCTGGCACTCTGGGAGACCAAGGAGAGTGAACTGCTGGATCTACTGGCCAAAGTGGAAACCATGGAGATTGAGCAGGAGAACAACAAACTGACTGATGATAGTAAGGGAGAGCTGGGTGCAGTGAGCGCTGACACTGAGGCTGTGTCAGCATCAGCAGAGAAGAGCAGCGTCTGGGTGGAAAAGGCCCGAGGTTTGTCAAAGACCTGCAACACAAACGATGAGGACTCGGACACGGGCCTGAGCTCCATGCACAGCCAGGACTCTGATAACCCGCCTGTGTGTGAGTCGCTTGTATAGACAGACTCACTGTGCATGTTGGACTTTTATGCAATTCAAAGCCACAGACTCAGGGTCAGAGAAATCAGTGTTGGCAATACTGGGAGATGTTCCTCCCGACCCAAATGCACCTCAGTACAGAAACTGTAATTCTATAGCAATAATTCTTGTATGTAGTCGTTGCACAATAAGCTAGAAGGGACAGCATGCTTAGAGGTTCGATAGGCCATGCTGCTCCATAGCTGACCCAGACTTTTGACCTCCACGAGGTGAGTCAACAAAGTACCACTTAGTAGGAGAAAAAGCCTAGAAGAGTATTAAAATAAGCCACTTATAATCTGTAGTCTTCAAAGAGTTAATAACAGCTTGCTTTTGTCAGGAGACAGTCAGATTTTTGCTGAATGCAAGGTAAGGATAAGTGTTGTTTCAAAGGCACTCTAATGGCCATAAACAGACAGGTTTCctttaaaaggtcaaaatcaAGTGTACCTTAATGCACAGCAAAGTACAGTCTGCTATCCATCACTATACTGATAGACAGGTCAGCTTCAAACATGCTATTAAAGctcaaacaaatacataataaagGTTGGATCAGTTTGCTTCATCCTATTCAAAGTGAGATTGGATTTttgtacaaaatacatttaaaactgatATTCAGCACTGCTCAGTGGTCtgaatttaatcaattgttaAAAAAGAGAACTGGAGACTTTGTGAATTGGAGTAGAAACACTGATCCCGGTCCTGCCTGCTAAGCAGAGTTGATATTGTCCTCAGTATAAATGTAATGTCTGTCTCTTAAgcacaaacaaattaaatttatTTAATCCAGTTTTAGAGCTGGATAGATGACCAGCTGTTGTACTTTGTCCTGTACTCCATAGGTTGGATTTGAACATGAAACACTTGTTCCCTAGTTCTTTTTGTTATCGCAGCTCTTTTGTGACAGTTTCATGGTTGTTTAAAGCTACGGTTCCCAACATATTGGGCTTGTGAccctttaaaataatacaacCCATCAGACTCATtcaaagttacatttttctAGGAGCCATGAGCATTACAAAAGAGCAaagaatgactttttttcttgctctgaTTGTTTGATTTGAATACTTAAAACTATCAAGAAAGAATGAATTATgagtgcaacaaaaaaaatcctcctaAATTGGGAATCACTGGTTTAAAGCAGGGAAAGATGTGATTTAGCTTGGTATCTTCATGATGAAGCAGCCGTAGAAAAATCAGGTCAGAgccaaaacaacacaatttttGGCACTTGTTTAAAGGGATACTTTTAGGAAAATAAGGGGAATCAAGAGACTAAAGAGAGGgtaaaaaacacatgttttaaACTTGACTTTTAGTCCCAAGTATGgatcaaactttaaaaacactacatcctacatttcccataaagcAACTGGGTAGGTTATTTAATTCAACGCCCCTGCCTCCTAAATGCCCACCTCTTGCCACCACACCTCCAGCTTGCTTtcttttaaagatattaaatctCAAGCCAGAGGTTAAGATTAACATGAGATAACCCTGACGACATCATCCGGGTTATTTTTACTCTCCCTCCAGAAGACATAATACAACTGCTTTCACAGGCTGAGTAATACTTCACATGAAGAATAAACACGAACTTCATTTGTAAAATTGTCAGCGTGACCCTTTTAATTGTTTGATTTGTATCATTGTTCTGGCTGTTGGCTCGTTTCCCTCAAAATCTTCTTACTCAGCCAAATCAATGtggaaagacaagaaaaacttCGTGTTTATATTACAGCTCAAGCTAACGAATTATTTCCTCAAATGCTCAGATGCAACAAGTAATAACAAGTCACACcaggaaaacaaacatgagACCACACATTAGGTAACTACAGAGTGGAAGTCAATAGTTCAGATTATAAGGTTCATGTCTAAACAACAAACGTCTACCAACATCCTATGAACAGATGAAACATGGAATTTACTATCATGTGTTTTTGGCATCCTTGGCTTTCCATACATAATTGACAATAATGCAGTAAGTATCATTTCCAGCATAAATGTAGCCAAGTCTGTACTTTCCTGTTTCTACAAACACCTGTAACATTATAGATTTGAAGATGCTTTTAAGAGAAACCGCCCCATTCAGAAATCCCACAGTCCCGTGACGTTAACAGGAAGTATTTTAATCCTGTGTTCACTTTTCACATCCTAG from Scomber scombrus chromosome 6, fScoSco1.1, whole genome shotgun sequence includes these protein-coding regions:
- the rassf10a gene encoding ras association domain-containing protein 10; translation: MEPEEGKISVWVCREEKLVSGLTKRTTCADVVKVLLEDQNLRQGASAAMLSGSPQSYCVVEKWRGFERTLPNKTKILRLWSAWGDEQENVRFVLVKNEASLPNNGPRSAEAKVVQSRESGGPGGGLLKGTAKTCWTAAAAAANLSQEKQRRIVRKAFRKLDKMNKKKEQTVCKDKCSVEKMETLVHLVISQDHTIRQQIQRVKELDREIERYEAKVHFDRIKRHGVNYVQDTYMVDSYVVDSTDAKGDRQDARCTAEALAQFEEYARRCEEVVRLQEELMEREALVESITGEIQEELNQRWMKRRREEKGAEASKDTDSVAEDTCLAASAAPEVEPDVESLSENELTLEEERIKTQLDTSLYIGLRLKTDLDAIRGDLDLSLALWETKESELLDLLAKVETMEIEQENNKLTDDSKGELGAVSADTEAVSASAEKSSVWVEKARGLSKTCNTNDEDSDTGLSSMHSQDSDNPPVCESLV